In one Neobacillus sp. WH10 genomic region, the following are encoded:
- a CDS encoding spore germination protein, with translation MKADRSLDKNEKSLQEILFHSSDFKSSDFVAGDRHFRLFYLDTMIELAVVQEHIIRPLLGNADVSVREAVSILEYGETGLITVASTALVTGKTVVQIEGEAKFYLLGTELDKERAVNIPLNERVLRGSNQALIENLDTNLNLMRKQIASPDLVVKYYQVGRRSNTKVAVLYLRSLANEDVLKEFDRRIDSIDIDYVEAPGFIQEMIEDKKFSMFPKMLVTERPDRVRSYLMDGKIAIITDGSPDCLIVPVSFWAFFQTPDDYHIGWLFGSFIRFLRILCFIITISLPGAYVALVTFDPRILPFEFALTLQSSMQYIAMPPVLEAVTMLVILEILREATVRLPSSISNTVGVVGAIVIGATVVESNLISNMMVVIVALTAISSFLIPSYEMSSAARLLSFPFIVMSSIFGLIGLELSYLLVLTHLARINTMGIPYFYAGISGDTIKDTLFRGPIRSLKKRPKESLAKDEMRISARRERTE, from the coding sequence ATGAAAGCCGACCGATCACTAGACAAAAACGAGAAGTCGCTGCAGGAAATACTATTCCATAGCTCAGACTTCAAATCGAGCGATTTCGTGGCCGGCGACCGACATTTTCGGCTTTTTTATTTGGATACAATGATCGAGCTTGCTGTGGTACAGGAACACATTATCCGCCCATTGCTTGGCAACGCGGACGTTAGCGTACGTGAAGCTGTGTCCATTCTAGAATATGGTGAGACCGGCCTTATTACGGTTGCGTCGACAGCGCTCGTCACGGGGAAGACGGTTGTTCAAATTGAAGGCGAAGCCAAGTTCTATTTGCTTGGAACCGAGCTTGATAAAGAACGCGCGGTAAATATTCCGTTGAACGAACGGGTACTGCGCGGTTCCAACCAAGCGTTGATCGAAAACCTGGATACGAATCTCAATTTGATGCGCAAGCAGATCGCGTCGCCCGATCTTGTCGTAAAATACTATCAGGTTGGCCGCAGGTCGAATACAAAAGTTGCCGTACTTTACTTACGGTCTCTAGCCAACGAAGATGTCCTAAAGGAGTTTGATCGAAGGATCGACAGCATCGACATTGATTACGTCGAAGCACCCGGGTTTATTCAAGAAATGATCGAAGACAAAAAATTCTCGATGTTTCCCAAAATGCTTGTTACCGAAAGACCGGACCGGGTAAGATCTTACCTGATGGATGGGAAAATCGCGATTATAACCGACGGTTCGCCAGATTGCCTGATCGTTCCGGTTTCGTTCTGGGCGTTCTTCCAAACCCCCGACGATTACCATATTGGCTGGCTGTTCGGCAGCTTCATACGGTTTCTTCGGATCTTATGCTTTATTATCACGATCAGCTTGCCTGGCGCTTACGTGGCCCTTGTCACTTTCGATCCACGTATTCTCCCGTTCGAGTTCGCACTGACGCTGCAAAGCTCTATGCAATACATCGCGATGCCACCCGTACTCGAAGCGGTAACTATGCTGGTCATACTCGAAATCTTGCGAGAGGCGACCGTCCGTCTCCCAAGCTCAATCTCCAATACGGTCGGAGTTGTCGGCGCTATCGTAATCGGAGCCACCGTCGTTGAGTCCAATCTAATCTCCAATATGATGGTCGTCATTGTGGCACTTACTGCTATTTCTTCTTTTCTTATTCCTTCCTACGAAATGAGCAGTGCGGCCCGGTTATTGTCATTCCCGTTCATTGTCATGTCCTCGATTTTCGGACTGATCGGCTTGGAGCTTTCATACCTCTTAGTGCTGACGCACTTGGCCCGTATAAACACGATGGGCATACCGTACTTTTACGCGGGGATTAGCGGCGATACGATCAAGGATACATTGTTCAGAGGACCAATCAGGAGCTTGAAAAAACGCCCGAAGGAAAGCTTGGCAAAAGACGAAATGAGAATAAGTGCTCGAAGGGAGAGGACAGAATGA
- a CDS encoding GerAB/ArcD/ProY family transporter, giving the protein MIHLEKISINQLICLVILTQVGVSVLTIPYAQIRYSGNDSWLSILIGGVIAQAVILIIYQLGKRYSDRPLPQYISAIVGKPLGSVMNFLFAAYFAENIFMVTISYSDVISRWVLFETPWFVLIGVSFTIGAYIASSTLRSMATITQMIMLLFLICFVIIIISGMGKGDLRHFFPIGTHGIGPLIKGAVPSFWLYSGYELLLYAFPFVKSRKKKDIVMAMSAANGFTTFFYMLITVIATYNFSESQLKSIPEPLVFILRKFRWPVVQSLDILFLTIWLSVVTVTVYVYLFLSARYLAFIGGKEIRYHPFLVWILAVVCFGFGLGGYDRQWQSRFSDYHNIATAIIIAIVPTILLLISLARGKAVGG; this is encoded by the coding sequence ATGATTCACTTAGAAAAAATATCTATCAACCAGCTTATTTGCCTCGTTATTCTGACCCAAGTCGGCGTTAGCGTTTTAACGATCCCTTACGCCCAAATCCGCTACTCGGGCAACGACTCGTGGCTGTCCATATTGATCGGGGGAGTGATTGCTCAAGCGGTCATACTGATCATCTATCAACTTGGAAAGAGATATTCCGATCGGCCGTTGCCACAATATATATCTGCTATTGTTGGAAAGCCGTTAGGATCGGTCATGAACTTCTTGTTTGCTGCGTACTTCGCGGAAAATATTTTTATGGTTACTATCTCTTATTCTGATGTCATCAGCCGCTGGGTGTTATTTGAGACTCCCTGGTTTGTGTTAATCGGAGTATCTTTCACAATTGGAGCGTATATCGCTTCATCTACTCTCCGGTCAATGGCTACAATTACGCAGATGATTATGCTTTTGTTTCTGATTTGCTTTGTGATCATAATAATAAGTGGAATGGGAAAAGGGGACTTACGTCATTTTTTTCCAATAGGTACTCACGGGATCGGACCGCTTATAAAGGGTGCTGTCCCTTCGTTTTGGTTGTACTCGGGATATGAGCTTCTCCTGTACGCTTTTCCATTTGTAAAATCCCGCAAGAAGAAGGATATCGTAATGGCAATGTCGGCCGCCAATGGATTTACGACCTTTTTTTATATGTTGATAACAGTCATTGCTACTTACAACTTCAGCGAAAGTCAATTGAAGTCCATCCCGGAGCCGTTGGTGTTTATTCTCCGTAAATTCAGATGGCCAGTCGTTCAAAGCCTCGATATTCTATTTTTAACGATTTGGCTTTCTGTGGTTACGGTAACGGTGTATGTTTATTTGTTTTTGTCCGCCCGTTATCTGGCGTTCATTGGAGGTAAAGAAATCCGCTACCATCCTTTTTTGGTATGGATTTTAGCGGTTGTTTGCTTCGGATTCGGATTAGGTGGCTACGACCGGCAATGGCAGTCCCGATTTTCCGACTATCATAATATTGCTACTGCGATTATAATTGCTATTGTGCCGACAATTCTGCTTCTCATTTCTTTGGCACGGGGAAAGGCGGTGGGAGGATGA
- a CDS encoding site-specific integrase yields MGSIFSFAVDRGYMKDSPIKGIKKLKIEQKRKNVFHKQDLILLMDSLNSEPLLWRVLVTLAVISGAREGEIVALEWKHIDYEKNTIKIEQSLTLKTGEGVKVKSTKTDRTRVVSIPSSIMKLLKELQLEKDVEQINAEDKWVNCRSEVRILSGTSKNPCIARVFLF; encoded by the coding sequence TTGGGAAGTATTTTTTCTTTTGCTGTAGACAGAGGTTATATGAAAGATAGTCCTATTAAGGGAATTAAGAAATTAAAAATTGAGCAAAAGCGAAAAAATGTTTTCCATAAACAAGATTTAATTTTATTAATGGACTCCCTGAATAGCGAGCCCCTTTTGTGGAGAGTACTGGTTACTCTTGCTGTTATTTCTGGAGCAAGAGAAGGTGAAATAGTTGCATTAGAATGGAAGCATATTGATTATGAAAAAAATACTATAAAAATTGAACAATCGTTAACTTTAAAAACAGGGGAAGGTGTAAAGGTAAAATCAACAAAAACAGACAGAACAAGGGTGGTAAGTATACCTTCCTCAATTATGAAATTACTTAAAGAATTGCAGTTAGAAAAAGATGTGGAACAAATTAATGCTGAGGATAAATGGGTAAACTGTAGGTCGGAGGTTCGAATCCTCTCTGGGACGTCTAAAAACCCTTGCATAGCAAGGGTTTTTCTGTTTTAA
- a CDS encoding sigma-70 family RNA polymerase sigma factor — protein MIPAKIDTMSITTISENGVESIIDWFDQHKQSFYTLGWSYLRNQQQMEELFYRSIIKVHKELPRFKRETSFETWVTSIFIHTCRELSSDRSLQVSEESEQHKDLFKALYQLKEYEKETVVLTYIKGISKEETAHLLQVSVEKMKEHLFSGIQSLRKEMGYGSSFNGCEEYHKNYIDYLERTLDRSKKVDFEVHIYHCQDCQEDLSTFQDVMLTMLNLTERMEDFHVPSGFMENVKDRLAEKEKQRQQKNKKRKRKGLVFASVLALLMGIEVFTGSFTNLYYTYTEEDQQLRAFLQQDLGERLNLEAENNGVKIRIKSAIADDVQTLVFYEIEDSAEDNQYVIDYHEGVSVKNEHEIMSSETFPRYYPPDLKSDVNNKDKNVYHGKISLLPLIKDSGTIKLKITKLQKLIRDSSDRNSFRAYQNMEYETGEWNFKIPVKKQPSIEYALDEETEVEGIPVRFDKLTIAPTATVLQFGINNNQPAKRIEFLNFDNLEVNNKKVKADMYGSTFMESQQDMNWTTFQTHFGPLIGEKPKEVKVQFESVYLTFEDNKTIELDTTQEYPQTFEYAGSTISIDKLEVGQPTIIVISNHDIENRAYEVLNLNIVGKDGNEPNSIEMNSEGVIVDKNGVEYDMNELPFSYEEIEQPRHFDTIQSIRIDGNNTGEKLIPKRLEIYGYNTTKYLDDIVKVSLE, from the coding sequence ATGATCCCAGCAAAAATAGATACTATGTCAATCACTACGATAAGTGAAAATGGCGTGGAATCTATCATTGATTGGTTCGATCAGCATAAACAATCGTTCTACACACTTGGTTGGTCCTATCTTAGGAATCAGCAGCAAATGGAAGAACTTTTTTACCGGTCCATTATAAAAGTGCACAAGGAATTGCCTCGATTTAAAAGAGAAACATCATTCGAAACGTGGGTAACGTCTATTTTTATACATACCTGCCGGGAGCTTTCTTCTGATAGAAGTTTACAAGTTTCTGAGGAAAGTGAACAACATAAGGATTTATTTAAAGCACTCTATCAGTTAAAAGAGTATGAGAAAGAGACGGTGGTCCTTACATATATAAAAGGAATTTCTAAGGAGGAAACAGCACATCTTCTCCAAGTTTCAGTAGAAAAGATGAAAGAGCACTTGTTTTCTGGAATCCAGTCACTTAGAAAAGAAATGGGGTACGGGTCATCTTTTAATGGCTGTGAGGAGTATCATAAGAATTACATCGATTACTTAGAAAGAACCTTAGATCGGTCGAAAAAGGTTGATTTCGAGGTGCATATTTATCATTGCCAAGACTGTCAGGAGGATTTGAGTACCTTTCAGGATGTCATGTTAACCATGTTAAACCTTACTGAAAGGATGGAGGATTTCCATGTGCCATCTGGTTTCATGGAGAACGTTAAAGATAGGCTGGCAGAAAAGGAAAAGCAAAGACAACAGAAGAACAAGAAACGTAAAAGAAAGGGACTTGTTTTTGCTAGTGTTTTGGCATTATTAATGGGTATAGAAGTTTTTACAGGGTCCTTTACCAACCTCTACTATACATATACAGAAGAAGATCAGCAATTGCGTGCCTTTCTGCAACAGGACCTGGGTGAAAGGCTGAACCTGGAAGCGGAAAACAATGGGGTGAAAATTAGAATAAAGAGTGCGATTGCTGATGATGTTCAGACGCTTGTTTTTTATGAAATAGAAGATTCAGCTGAAGATAATCAATATGTGATAGATTATCATGAGGGTGTTTCTGTGAAGAACGAACATGAAATCATGAGTAGTGAAACATTTCCTAGGTACTATCCTCCTGACCTAAAATCGGATGTAAATAATAAAGATAAGAACGTGTATCACGGAAAGATTAGTCTGCTGCCACTGATAAAGGATAGCGGGACAATCAAACTTAAGATCACAAAGCTTCAGAAATTGATTCGTGATTCTTCTGACCGGAATAGTTTTAGGGCTTACCAGAACATGGAATATGAAACAGGGGAGTGGAACTTCAAGATCCCTGTAAAAAAACAGCCCTCTATCGAATATGCATTGGATGAAGAAACAGAAGTCGAGGGGATCCCGGTTCGATTTGATAAACTAACCATTGCTCCAACAGCGACGGTTCTGCAATTTGGTATTAATAATAACCAGCCAGCGAAGCGGATAGAATTTCTTAATTTTGACAATCTAGAAGTGAACAATAAAAAAGTGAAAGCTGATATGTATGGCAGCACTTTTATGGAATCACAGCAAGATATGAATTGGACTACTTTTCAAACACACTTTGGCCCTCTTATTGGAGAAAAACCAAAAGAGGTTAAGGTTCAATTTGAATCTGTTTATTTGACTTTTGAAGATAATAAAACCATCGAATTGGATACTACTCAGGAATATCCGCAAACTTTTGAATATGCAGGCAGTACAATCTCCATCGACAAGCTGGAAGTTGGCCAGCCTACCATTATTGTCATAAGCAATCATGATATTGAGAATCGAGCGTACGAGGTGCTTAACCTTAATATTGTGGGTAAGGATGGAAATGAGCCGAATTCAATAGAGATGAATTCTGAAGGAGTGATCGTTGATAAAAACGGGGTAGAATACGATATGAATGAATTACCATTCTCATACGAAGAAATCGAGCAGCCCCGTCACTTCGATACAATTCAAAGCATTCGGATAGACGGTAACAATACTGGAGAGAAATTGATACCTAAAAGGTTGGAGATTTATGGATATAATACAACAAAATATTTGGATGATATTGTGAAGGTTTCGTTGGAATAA
- a CDS encoding IS110 family transposase, whose protein sequence is MNFKMQDKQNQLIERISDTHLIVGVDIAQQLHVARAVNFRGIVVGAPITFENNEEGFVKLLNWIQDLQRLKNLDAAIVGMEPTGHYWINLSKWLDKQNIEVVTVNPHLVKRNKENRDNTQSKSDKKDALVIADMVKNGYYSFVRPTSESFEKLRVLISNRDVIVKRLVMSINQVNRWVDLVFPELRQVFKDVTCKGAIATLRLFPTPDEISSLETLDVMRGWKSLMKRQPGPKKAQSLINLAKSSIGTGQALDAYKFHLEQLLEEYDLAVKQLERVEQQVKEVLYKIPFAKKLLMIKGISEISLAGILGESGDLSGFSHGNSLLRHAGLHLAEASSGKWKGQIVISKRGRSRLRRFLYLATMSLVMNNPEFKALHSYNVKVKKIKKMKSIMKLIGKLARIFVGIARRNESYCPTKVQVLIPLAA, encoded by the coding sequence ATGAATTTTAAAATGCAAGACAAACAAAATCAACTAATAGAAAGAATTTCCGATACACATCTTATTGTTGGTGTGGATATCGCTCAACAACTACATGTTGCAAGAGCAGTTAACTTCCGTGGAATCGTAGTTGGAGCCCCTATTACATTTGAAAATAATGAAGAGGGGTTCGTTAAACTATTAAACTGGATTCAAGATTTACAAAGATTAAAAAACTTAGATGCAGCAATAGTGGGTATGGAACCTACAGGACACTACTGGATTAACCTTTCAAAATGGCTGGATAAACAAAACATTGAGGTAGTTACTGTGAATCCCCACTTAGTAAAAAGAAATAAAGAGAATCGTGACAATACACAATCGAAGAGTGATAAAAAAGATGCCCTCGTTATAGCAGATATGGTGAAAAACGGCTATTATTCCTTTGTTCGTCCAACATCAGAATCATTTGAGAAACTTAGAGTTCTAATTTCTAACCGTGATGTAATTGTTAAACGTCTCGTGATGTCTATTAATCAAGTAAATCGATGGGTGGATCTGGTCTTTCCAGAACTGAGACAAGTGTTTAAAGATGTTACGTGCAAAGGGGCCATCGCAACCCTTAGGCTATTTCCTACACCAGATGAAATATCTTCACTTGAAACACTAGATGTCATGAGGGGTTGGAAGTCTTTAATGAAGCGACAACCAGGACCCAAGAAGGCTCAATCACTAATCAATCTAGCAAAATCCTCTATTGGGACTGGACAAGCTCTAGATGCTTATAAATTCCATTTAGAACAATTATTAGAGGAATATGACCTCGCTGTAAAACAACTCGAAAGAGTTGAACAACAAGTTAAAGAAGTTCTCTACAAAATACCATTTGCAAAAAAACTACTTATGATTAAAGGAATAAGTGAAATTTCATTAGCCGGAATACTAGGAGAATCAGGAGATCTAAGTGGTTTCTCTCACGGAAACTCTCTATTACGTCATGCGGGATTACATCTAGCTGAAGCAAGTTCAGGCAAATGGAAAGGTCAGATTGTCATTTCAAAGCGTGGAAGGTCCAGACTGCGACGATTCCTCTACTTAGCAACTATGAGCCTTGTGATGAATAACCCTGAGTTTAAAGCCCTCCATTCCTATAATGTGAAGGTCAAGAAGATAAAGAAAATGAAGTCAATAATGAAATTGATAGGTAAACTAGCAAGAATTTTTGTAGGAATAGCACGACGAAATGAGTCCTACTGTCCAACTAAAGTCCAAGTATTAATCCCTTTAGCAGCATAG
- the brnQ gene encoding branched-chain amino acid transport system II carrier protein translates to MNKLTKREVMFIGFMLFSMLFGAGNLIFPAYLGQAAGENVWQAVSGFIISDAGLTVLAFIAIAKSGTFDALTNRVNPIFALLFPMAIYLSIGPGLAIPRAGSLAYEMGVKPFLPNAIESSPIALLVYTIVFFSIVFWFAKSPSKLVDRFGKILTPSLLVLIMIVFIKALFTDLSSFKEATLSYKENPISQGFLDGYQTMDAIGALIYGIIFTNIFKSKKITKQSIQVKYLAIIGLICGLLLTICYFIIAYLGASASIPGKVDNGAIVLSTVLQQLFGQSGIIVLGLIFTLACLCVCIGLITSCAQYFSSIFPKLSYIKWAILLCVISGFVANLGLSQILKVSVPVLGLVYPMAITLIILGLLHERLPFNNRPVYVMTIGLVGLFSLIEIINSTFLNGSFSDVLSNIPLQNNGFGWVIPGLLGLTIGSVFEKLKVNKETTIKKAKAA, encoded by the coding sequence TTGAATAAATTAACCAAAAGAGAAGTCATGTTCATCGGGTTTATGTTATTTTCAATGTTATTCGGTGCTGGAAATTTAATTTTCCCTGCCTATTTGGGACAAGCTGCTGGAGAAAATGTATGGCAAGCGGTTAGTGGGTTTATTATTTCTGATGCGGGTCTTACAGTATTAGCTTTTATAGCGATTGCAAAATCAGGAACATTCGATGCTTTAACTAATAGAGTTAATCCTATTTTTGCTTTACTATTTCCCATGGCGATTTATTTGTCAATAGGACCTGGACTTGCAATTCCGCGTGCAGGCAGTCTTGCTTATGAAATGGGAGTTAAGCCCTTTTTACCAAATGCAATCGAGTCTTCACCCATCGCACTTTTGGTTTATACAATAGTATTTTTTAGTATCGTCTTTTGGTTTGCAAAATCTCCATCTAAATTAGTAGACAGATTTGGAAAGATTTTAACACCTTCTTTATTAGTATTAATCATGATCGTTTTTATCAAAGCTTTATTTACTGATTTATCCAGCTTTAAAGAAGCTACTTTATCCTATAAAGAGAATCCCATATCTCAAGGATTTTTAGATGGATATCAAACAATGGATGCCATTGGAGCATTAATTTACGGAATTATATTTACTAATATTTTTAAGAGTAAAAAAATAACCAAGCAATCAATACAAGTTAAATATTTAGCAATAATTGGACTTATTTGCGGTCTGCTTTTAACTATTTGTTATTTTATTATTGCGTACTTAGGAGCTTCCGCTTCAATACCAGGAAAAGTTGATAATGGAGCGATTGTTTTAAGTACTGTATTACAGCAATTGTTTGGACAGAGTGGAATAATTGTTTTAGGATTAATTTTTACACTTGCATGTTTATGTGTTTGTATAGGATTAATCACATCATGCGCTCAATATTTTTCAAGTATTTTCCCAAAATTATCTTATATAAAATGGGCAATCCTTTTATGTGTGATCAGTGGTTTTGTAGCAAATCTTGGTCTCTCTCAAATATTAAAAGTATCTGTCCCAGTGCTCGGCTTAGTGTATCCAATGGCAATAACATTAATCATTTTAGGTCTATTACATGAGAGATTACCTTTTAATAATCGACCGGTATATGTCATGACAATCGGCCTTGTCGGACTATTTAGCTTAATTGAAATCATCAATTCCACATTTTTAAATGGTTCATTTTCAGATGTATTATCAAATATTCCTTTGCAAAATAATGGCTTCGGCTGGGTGATTCCTGGTTTGCTTGGTTTAACAATAGGAAGCGTTTTTGAAAAATTAAAAGTTAATAAGGAAACGACTATTAAGAAAGCAAAAGCAGCATAA
- a CDS encoding DUF707 domain-containing protein, translating into MNKIEKNRYLLVCRAGDNSLHKSWIEPKDYKNFDLLIDYYGDKPELFVNDGDFYYQNKGPRWPGHYNLLNNLGDFFFKYDAVCFIADDIYTNACTISKMFDLFSAHDLWLAQPALTRDSFFSHNITLENPLYILRYTNYVEIMVPIFSSYALKMCWETFGKVKSGWGLDFLWPILLDNPTNKISVLDSVSVKHTRPVKKGNLYKSLNVSPFEELKKILKEYNLKIKKIEYGGIHRLH; encoded by the coding sequence TTGAATAAAATTGAAAAAAATCGCTATCTGCTTGTATGTAGAGCCGGTGATAATTCCTTGCATAAGTCTTGGATTGAGCCGAAAGACTATAAGAATTTTGACTTGCTTATTGATTATTACGGTGATAAGCCAGAATTATTTGTTAATGATGGGGATTTTTATTACCAAAACAAAGGACCTAGATGGCCTGGGCACTATAACTTATTAAACAATTTAGGGGATTTCTTTTTTAAGTACGATGCAGTTTGTTTTATAGCAGATGACATATATACTAACGCCTGCACTATTAGCAAAATGTTTGATTTATTTTCAGCACATGATTTATGGTTGGCACAACCTGCTTTAACTCGAGATTCCTTTTTTTCTCATAATATAACACTAGAAAATCCTTTATATATTTTGAGATATACAAATTATGTAGAAATAATGGTACCCATATTTTCATCTTATGCTTTAAAAATGTGCTGGGAAACCTTCGGGAAGGTTAAATCCGGATGGGGTCTTGACTTCCTTTGGCCAATATTATTAGATAATCCGACAAATAAGATTTCGGTCCTCGATAGTGTTTCCGTAAAACACACAAGACCAGTAAAAAAAGGTAATTTGTATAAAAGTCTAAATGTTTCACCCTTTGAAGAACTAAAGAAAATCCTAAAGGAATATAATTTAAAAATTAAAAAAATTGAATATGGTGGTATTCATAGACTTCATTAA
- the glf gene encoding UDP-galactopyranose mutase has product MKIDWVIVGSGFTGATLAERIASQLDQKILLVERRDHIGGNSYDCYDKEGILIHKYGSHTFHTNSKLVWNYLSKFTEWRPYFHEVLVVVDGKKVPVPFNLNSIYALFPKEYAETLEKLLIQHFGFGTKVPILKLRESSSGDLSFLADYIYKKVFYKYTLKHWNLKPEELDPSVTARVPVHISRDNRYFQDTYQAIPLPSYESLFKRMLNHPNIKILLNTDYREIIDDVKFNRMIYTGPIDAFFDYKHGELPYRSLHFDFVSKNQEYFQEAGTINYPNEYDFTRILEQKHLTGQISPKTTITYVYPQDYLIGITDPYYPIPKKENRELYHQYLKEAEQIKDKVLFAGRLADYKYYNMDQAVARALNLFKEISGESKNESSF; this is encoded by the coding sequence TTGAAGATAGATTGGGTTATTGTTGGGTCCGGTTTTACTGGCGCAACGTTGGCTGAACGAATTGCATCCCAACTAGACCAAAAGATATTATTAGTTGAACGCAGGGATCATATTGGTGGTAACTCATATGATTGCTATGATAAGGAAGGGATATTGATCCATAAATATGGGTCACATACTTTCCATACAAACTCAAAATTGGTTTGGAATTATCTTTCCAAATTTACAGAATGGAGACCATACTTTCATGAAGTGCTTGTTGTAGTTGATGGGAAAAAAGTACCTGTTCCATTCAATCTCAATTCTATATATGCTTTGTTTCCAAAAGAGTACGCAGAAACTCTTGAAAAACTGCTGATACAACATTTCGGTTTTGGAACAAAAGTACCTATTTTGAAGCTGAGAGAAAGCTCTAGTGGGGATCTGAGCTTTTTGGCGGATTATATCTATAAAAAAGTTTTCTATAAATATACACTAAAACATTGGAATCTAAAGCCTGAGGAACTTGATCCTTCAGTCACCGCAAGAGTACCTGTTCATATTAGTAGGGACAACCGTTATTTTCAAGATACTTACCAAGCTATTCCTTTACCAAGTTATGAATCCCTCTTTAAACGGATGTTAAATCATCCTAATATCAAAATTTTATTAAATACTGATTATCGTGAAATTATAGATGATGTTAAATTTAATCGAATGATTTATACCGGTCCCATAGATGCCTTTTTTGATTATAAGCATGGAGAACTTCCATATCGGAGTCTTCATTTCGATTTTGTTTCGAAAAATCAGGAATACTTTCAAGAAGCGGGAACGATTAATTATCCTAATGAATATGACTTTACTCGTATACTTGAGCAAAAGCACCTCACTGGTCAAATATCTCCAAAGACAACCATAACGTATGTATATCCTCAAGATTACCTTATCGGAATAACTGATCCTTATTACCCTATACCAAAAAAGGAGAATCGCGAACTTTATCATCAATATCTCAAAGAGGCGGAACAAATTAAGGATAAAGTACTTTTTGCGGGGCGACTTGCAGACTATAAATATTACAATATGGATCAAGCAGTAGCACGTGCCTTAAACTTATTTAAGGAAATTTCAGGAGAAAGTAAAAATGAGAGTTCATTTTGA
- a CDS encoding iron chaperone, translated as MEVFLKYLAGIDNPDHRDRTEEILAWVTNKFPNLEPQIKWNTPMFSDHGTFIIGFSTAKHHLSVSPEEAGIAHFAEDITQAGYSATKGLFRIPWNEPVNYELLEKMIEFNIQDKAEYTNFWRK; from the coding sequence ATATTTAGCAGGTATCGATAACCCCGACCACCGCGACCGAACAGAGGAAATTTTGGCGTGGGTTACAAATAAATTCCCAAATTTGGAACCGCAAATCAAGTGGAATACGCCAATGTTTTCCGATCACGGCACATTTATCATCGGCTTTTCCACAGCGAAGCATCATTTGAGCGTTTCACCCGAAGAAGCAGGCATTGCGCACTTTGCCGAGGACATTACACAAGCTGGCTACAGCGCTACTAAAGGCTTGTTTCGAATTCCGTGGAATGAGCCGGTAAATTACGAATTGCTTGAGAAAATGATTGAATTTAATATTCAAGATAAAGCAGAATATACGAATTTTTGGCGGAAATAA